A region from the Linepithema humile isolate Giens D197 chromosome 1, Lhum_UNIL_v1.0, whole genome shotgun sequence genome encodes:
- the LOC105676662 gene encoding odorant receptor 10-like, translating into MQKTSFVANIYDHEEDMRLSVQLNRWILKPIGAWPKSANLSSIEKLLYLLINIICTGLIGFLFIPCAAFIVLEVEDTYNTLKLSGPLSFCLMAVIKYSSLIFRENDIRKGIEHIESDWMNTRHYSDRTIMIKNAKFGRRLVMICAFFMYGGAVFYYLAMPFGNGTVTDDENLTYRPLVYPVARVIVDARHSPISEIFFWLQCLSGFIAHSITTGACSLAAVFAMHAYGRLEVLMQWIDHLVEGREDFCASVDERLTMIVQQHVRILHFISLTDKVLREISLVEIVGCTLNMCFLGYYTIMEWESKEPASYITYIVLLISLTFNIFIFCYIGELVTEQCKKIGEVSYMIDWHRLPGKKGLALVLMIAMANSSVKLTAGNLFELSLSTFGDVVKTSVGYLNMLRTLTT; encoded by the exons ATGCAGAAGACAAGCTTCGTCGCAAATATCTACGATCATGAAGAAGATATGCGGCTGAGCGTCCAGCTGAATCGCTGGATATTAAAACCGATTGGTGCCTGGCCGAAATCAGCCAATCTTTCCTCGatagaaaaattgttgtatttgttgataaatataatttgcaccGGTCTGATCGGCTTCCTTTTCATACCCTGCGCCGCCTTTATTGTGCTCGAGGTCGAGGATACGTACAATACCTTAAAGCTTTCCGGACCGTTGAGTTTCTGCCTGATGGCCGTCATAAAGTATTCTTCACTAATCTTTCGCGAGAACGACATTCGTAAAGGTATCGAACACATCGAGAGTGACTGGATGAATACTCGACATTATAGTGACCGAACCATCATGATCAAGAATGCAAAGTTCGGCCGACGCCTCGTGATGATATGCGCGTTCTTTATGTACGGCGGTGCTGTGTTTTATTATCTCGCCATGCCGTTCGGCAACGGAACGGTCACGGACGACGAAAATTTGACGTATCGGCCACTGGTGTATCCAGTCGCCAGAGTGATCGTCGACGCGCGACATAGTCCGATCAGTGAGATTTTCTTTTGGTTACAATGTCTATCAGGTTTCATCGCACACTCCATCACAACCGGAGCTTGCAGTTTAGCCGCTGTCTTTGCAATGCACGCTTACGGCCGCTTGGAGGTTCTGATGCAATGGATCGACCACTTGGTAGAAGGACGGGAAGATTTTTGCGCCAGCGTGGACGAGAGATTAACGATGATTGTTCAACAGCACGTACGAATTTTACA TTTTATATCGCTTACGGACAAAGTACTGCGCGAAATATCTCTCGTGGAAATTGTAGGATGTACGTTAAACATGTGTTTTCTTGGATATTATACTATCATG GAATGGGAAAGTAAAGAACCTGCGAGTTACATAACATATATTGTTCTACTAATATCTCTtacgtttaatattttcatattttgttacattggCGAACTTGTAACCGAACAG TGCAAAAAGATCGGCGAGGTGTCTTACATGATCGATTGGCATCGCTTACCAGGAAAAAAGGGTCTCGCACTTGTATTGATGATCGCTATGGCTAATTCGTCTGTGAAACTTACTGCTGGAAATCTTTTCGAGCTATCTCTCAGTACATTTGGTGAC gTAGTTAAGACATCGGTCGGTTACTTGAATATGTTACGTACTCTAACTACATAA